From the Sphingobacteruim zhuxiongii genome, the window TCCTTTTTTCACTTCAGGCTGAATCAATTTTCTATGATTCTTTGGAATTTCAAAATCTACATTAAATGGGACTGCTTTCGCATCGAATTCAACAGTTGATATTTCAGTCGCAGACGCGTCCGCCAGCATTTCTGAAACAGCAAACAAGGTTGCCGTCCCTTTAGTATTTAATATTGTCGTCACTGATGGCCCGACAAACTCAACTCTTAATGATCTTGAGGAATTAAAGGTATCAGTAGAAGCATTCCAATCACAAGAGGAAAAGCATAAAAACATCCCGAATAACAATAATATTTTACCCATAACTAATTTGTATTTCTTAATAAGAAGAACGAGTATAATTTCGAAACGCTAAAAGGAAAAGAAGGTTTTTATTAATTATGTTTTCATTCGGTTAAAAAATAGTGAATTGAGTAAATCAATATACTATTTTCATAAAACTAAAATGTCATTCTATATGAAAACCTATCTTTGTTTGTTTTTTAAATTGCTTTAGAAGCACCACAGATGTTCAATATATCCATTCCAGATTTCAAGCAGATCAACTTGAAAACCGAAATATTAGCGGGTCTAACGGTCGCTATGACCATGATTCCTGAATCCTTATCATTTGCTATCCTCGCGGGATTAAGCCCCCTTACTGGGCTTTACGGAGCCTTTTTAATGGGCTTAGTGACGTCGATTATCGGAGGGAGACCAGGCATGGTATCTGGGGGAGCGGGAGCAACAATAGTGGTTTTAATGGCGCTTATTGCTTCGCATGGTGTCGAATATCTCTTTGCAACTGTAGCGCTTGCTGGGTTGCTACAAATTGCCATTGGCGCCTTCAGACTTGGTAAATTCGTTCGATTAATCCCACAACCCGTGATGTTTGGCTTCCTGAATGGACTCGCCATCATTATTTTTATGGCTCAGCTCGAACAGTTTAAAATCGTAGAAAATGGAGTCGCACATTGGATGACTGGTTCCATGTTGTATACCATGTTGGGCCTGACAGCATTGACCGTTGCGATTGTTTTAATAGTTCCAAAGATCACCAAAGCAATACCAGCTTCCTTAATTGCCATCCTTATTGTATTTGCGTTAGTGCAATTCATAGGAATCGACACAAAAAAGGTAGTAGATATTGCAAGCATTGCTGGTGACTTCCCCCCTTTCCACATTCCTTCTGTTCCATTCTCGTTAGCAACGCTGCAAATTATCTTTCCTTATGCGGTAATCATGGCTTCTGTGGGACTTATTGAATCACTCTTGACACTTAGTATGGTTGATGAGATTACAAATACTAAAGGTTCTTCAAATAAAGAGGCTGTTGCGCAAGGTACCGCCAATATTGTCAATGGTTTCTTTACCGGCATGGGTGGCTGTGCAATGGTGGCACAGACATTAGTTAACATCAATGCTGGTGCTAGGACAAAACTTTCCGCCTTTATCGGGGCGATTACCATCTTGATTATCATATTAATTGGAGCACCATTTATCGAATTGATCCCGCTAGCCGCTTTAGTTGGTGTAATGATGATTGTCGCTATCACTACATTTAAGTGGGGTTTTTTTAAGATGCTTCGCAAAATGCCTAAATCCGATATATTCGTAGGTATTTTAGTTGCAGCGATTACTGTGTTCTTACACAATCTTGCCCTTGCAGTTTTGGTGGGCGTTATTATTTCCGCCTTAGTATTCGCCTGGGACAGTGCCGTCAGAATCCGTGCAAGAAAATCAACAGATGAATTTGGGAATAAGATCTATGAAATATATGGGCCACTCTTTTTTGGATCAGTAACCACCTTTATGGATAAATTCGAAATCGATAATGATCCCGCGCGAATAATCATTGATTTTAAGGAATCAAGAATCGTTGACATGTCTGCCATAGACGCGGTCAATAAATTAACGTCGAAGTATGCTTCACAACAAAAATCAGTCGTACTACGCCATTTAAGTGAG encodes:
- a CDS encoding SulP family inorganic anion transporter, giving the protein MFNISIPDFKQINLKTEILAGLTVAMTMIPESLSFAILAGLSPLTGLYGAFLMGLVTSIIGGRPGMVSGGAGATIVVLMALIASHGVEYLFATVALAGLLQIAIGAFRLGKFVRLIPQPVMFGFLNGLAIIIFMAQLEQFKIVENGVAHWMTGSMLYTMLGLTALTVAIVLIVPKITKAIPASLIAILIVFALVQFIGIDTKKVVDIASIAGDFPPFHIPSVPFSLATLQIIFPYAVIMASVGLIESLLTLSMVDEITNTKGSSNKEAVAQGTANIVNGFFTGMGGCAMVAQTLVNINAGARTKLSAFIGAITILIIILIGAPFIELIPLAALVGVMMIVAITTFKWGFFKMLRKMPKSDIFVGILVAAITVFLHNLALAVLVGVIISALVFAWDSAVRIRARKSTDEFGNKIYEIYGPLFFGSVTTFMDKFEIDNDPARIIIDFKESRIVDMSAIDAVNKLTSKYASQQKSVVLRHLSEDSRKLLENAKGIIEVNIIEDPTYKVMPQK